In Candidatus Saccharimonadales bacterium, the genomic window TGACGCTATCGGATATATACGACATCATCATTTGGCTCGTCCCGTAAGCCATGCCGTTAATATATCGAACTATTGCGCTATTGCTTACTATGAAGTAGAATTGTATTCAAACAAGCTGTATTATGAGCAAAACGACACCAAATTCCCGATTTGCATTATTGCACAGACACATCTTGCTTTTTTTAGTGGCTACTACGTTTGTCGCGGTTGGTATTGCAGCTGCATTGTCGATTCGAGCTGCTACCCCATTCATATCGGCAGAACCGGAAAATGGAACCATCAGCTCTGATGCCGGTTCCATAATATCAGACGTAACAGCTTCAGCAGGAAAAGCTGTCAACTTTGCTGCCGCAGTTACACCGCCTCCGCCAACGGGCATCCATCGTTTCCCGTACAGCTTCGGTGACACCCAGTTTTTCACGAACATGACAGCATCGTCACCTATCCGGCTCGGCTGTGAAACCCGCTCTAATCTAACGATCACTACTCATGCTGAGCCGGCATCTGTCAACAACAACTGTGGCAGTGGCACGAGTACTATCAACCGTGTTCGTCTTGGTGCAGACGTCAATGGTGGCGTCCGGGAAGGTTACCGCTGTAACGGTTCCGGTACTATGGTTATCCAGAATAGCTGGCTCGAGGCACAAGGAATAGGCGATGATCACGCCGATGTCATCCAATGCTATAATCCGAACAATTCACCAACCGCGACAATGCGGGTCAGCAACACCACGATTCGGGGTTATAACAGTTCAGCTACAGCCGGCTTATTTGTAGCCGATAGCTACGCTGCCGATGTCTATTTGTCAGACGTGTTGTTCTGGGGTGCGCCGTATGGTCTTAGGATTCACACCGATGGCCGACCTGGCAAGCTGTACATGAACAATATCTGTTTCTATGGGACAAGCTATGCAGACCATTCATTCCGGACTGGTCCGATGCTGCTGAGTCCATACACGCCGAGCATTATGGAATGGAACAACGTCAACTGGTGTACCATCAGCAATGGTAATCTCGTTGTACATGGTTCTATCCCGCGACCGTAGTTTCCGTGTTGCTATGGCGGGTTAGTGGTTGCCGGATAGTCAGTAGATCTCAAAACCTTTATACTGCATCGTATGAGAAAGCGTATACACATCCCAGCCCTGCTTATACTAGTACTGCTTTTTGCTGCGTATGTTGCATATGATCGTATCATCGCCCCGACGAACTCTTCTTTACCAACTAGTCAGCTGAGCAACCAAGACCGCAACAGCATTTCTACTGTCATAGGTAATCTCGACACACCCTGGTCCATTACTAGTCTGCCGTCCGACCGCCTGATGATATCCGAACGTAGCGGCATTATTCGAATCATCGGAAATGATAACCGACAATTCCAAATTGCCGACGTTGTCGAGCGTGGCGAAGGTGGTCTACTCGGGGTTGCCCTCGATCCACGTTTCGCAGACAACGCTTACGTGTATGTCTACAAAACAACGGGTGACAGCAATATTGTTGAGCGCTATCGGCTCGCGAAAGATCAGCTCGTGGAGCAAACCAACGTACTTATAGATATTCCAGCCGCCGCAAACCACAATGGTGGCGCAATCAGCTTTGGTCCTGATGGCAAACTGTATATTACGACCGGGGATGCGCAAGTTGAAAACCTGGCTCAAGACCGCCTTAGTCTGGCTGGCAAAATCCTTCGGATCAATGCCGACGGCAGCGTACCCTCAGATAATCCGTTTGGCAACGAAGTATGGAGCTATGGCCACCGCAATCCGCAGGGTATAGCTTGGGATGATGAGGATCGGTTATGGTCCACGGAGCACGGACCGTCCGGTTTGCAAACCGGACACGACGAGCTGAACCTTATACAGAAGGGTGGTAACTATGGCTGGCCTGTCGTTCGCGGCGCTGAGACACGGAGCGGCATGATAGCACCAGTTGCAGAATCGGGCGCCGATGACACCTGGGCGCCAGCCGGCTTGGTCCACGCAGATGGCAAGCTCTATTTCACTGGCCTGCGCAGTCAAACGCTCTACCAAGCCCGTATTGATGGCGAAAAAGTTGCGCTTTCCCGGCATCTCGTCGAAGAATATGGCCGTCTCCGCGCCATCACCACTCACGATAACAGCCTGCTTATCAGTACGAGCAACAAGGACGGGCGTGGCAGCCCCAAACAAAGTGACGACAAGATCCTCCGCGTGCCATTAAGCCTTCTGTGACTTTCAAAGCACCCCGCAACCCCTTACGCGCAAGGCGCGCTCAATAATTTTCCGAGCATATGTATGAGCCTAGTTCTAAACTTGCAATGACTATACTTTAAACTGCGCTGGTTCCACTAACGCAATTTCAGCAGCCCACGATTCTTCATGATATGTTTGTAGTCCCACTGAATCTGTACAGCCTTGTGTAGATATCGTTTCAAATCAGCATGCTCAATCTGCTTTGCATCAGTATACCGGATTTCCGCGGCCTTGAAACTGCCGGTACTTATCAGACCGGGTTCGTCAAAAGATTGTCCGCTCCAGAACATCATTCGCACATCACCCTTCAGTTTGCTGTACCCGACAATTGGATTACCGTCAATGAACCATACGGGATGTGCATGCCAGACTTTCGCGGTCGCCTGCGGCAGGTTTTTGCTGATAATCTCGTAGAGCTGCTGACATATACGCTCGTCTTCGGATGTTTGCTTATTATGATACATCTGAATGTCTTCTTGCATACCTTCATCATAGCAAATGCGACAAATATAGTGTCAGTAAGATTATAGATGGATTCAAGCTGTCTACAATTGCAATCCCGGCAAGCGAGAGTAATAACATATCTAAAAAATAGCAGCTATACTGCTAAACAATGGCTTCAAGCCCAAAGACACACGTTGTCGTCTGCTCAATATTC contains:
- a CDS encoding PQQ-dependent sugar dehydrogenase, with product MRKRIHIPALLILVLLFAAYVAYDRIIAPTNSSLPTSQLSNQDRNSISTVIGNLDTPWSITSLPSDRLMISERSGIIRIIGNDNRQFQIADVVERGEGGLLGVALDPRFADNAYVYVYKTTGDSNIVERYRLAKDQLVEQTNVLIDIPAAANHNGGAISFGPDGKLYITTGDAQVENLAQDRLSLAGKILRINADGSVPSDNPFGNEVWSYGHRNPQGIAWDDEDRLWSTEHGPSGLQTGHDELNLIQKGGNYGWPVVRGAETRSGMIAPVAESGADDTWAPAGLVHADGKLYFTGLRSQTLYQARIDGEKVALSRHLVEEYGRLRAITTHDNSLLISTSNKDGRGSPKQSDDKILRVPLSLL
- a CDS encoding DUF1801 domain-containing protein, which translates into the protein MQEDIQMYHNKQTSEDERICQQLYEIISKNLPQATAKVWHAHPVWFIDGNPIVGYSKLKGDVRMMFWSGQSFDEPGLISTGSFKAAEIRYTDAKQIEHADLKRYLHKAVQIQWDYKHIMKNRGLLKLR